In Vigna unguiculata cultivar IT97K-499-35 chromosome 3, ASM411807v1, whole genome shotgun sequence, a single genomic region encodes these proteins:
- the LOC114176575 gene encoding E3 ubiquitin-protein ligase AIRP2-like, giving the protein MEMMAYQFSRLPYPDSLNLLEADIQHANALAAEITRTKGGTLLQMKLAYNHLTPIFLLLLQWIDFSCTCLLLRYLDLFHIVVYKAHDDGRSNMTSHGRKATIREFYAIILPSLQRLHGSMEKLDICKKGHYSIESSSYGKKEIEGDAKQIHVDLEREDECGICLEPCTKMVLPNCCHAMCIKCYRKWNKLSESCPFCRGSLRRVNSEDLWVLTCNEDVVDAETVSKEDLLRFNLYINNLPKDHPDALFLMYYEYLI; this is encoded by the exons ATGGAAATGATGGCATACCAGTTTTCTCGGTTACCATACCCAGATTCCCTCAATCTGCTAGAGGCTGATATACAACACGCAAAtgcttt GGCTGCTGAAATAACCAGGACCAAGGGTGGCACTCTCCTCCAAATGAAATTGGCTTACAACCATTTGACTCCTATCTTTCTGTTGTTGCTACAATGGATAGATTTTTCTTGTACATGCTTACTACTCAGATATCTTGACCTCTTTCACATAGTTGTATACAAG gCACACGACGATGGTAGATCAAATATGACTTCTCATGGAAGGAAAGCAACCATCAGGGAGTTTTATG CTATTATTCTGCCATCTCTTCAAAGACTTCATGGTAGCATGGAGAAGTTAGACATTTGTAAGAAGGGACATTATAGCATAGAAAGCTCAAGCTATGGCAAGAAAGAGATTGAAGGAGATGCAAAACAAATCCATGTGGATTTGGAAAGAGAAGATGAATGTGGAATATGCTTAGAGCCTTGCACCAAAATGGTTTTACCTAATTGCTGTCATGCCATGTGTATCAAATGCTACCGCAAGTG GAATAAATTGTCAGAGTCTTGCCCTTTTTGCCGTGGTAGCTTAAGGAGAGTTAATTCTGAGGATCTCTGGGTACTCACTTGTAATGAAGATGTTGTTGATGCTGAAACAGTTTCCAAGGAGGACTTGTTACGTTTCAACCTTTATATCAACAATCTACCTAAAGATCACCCGGATGCACTTTTCTTAATGTATTATGAGTATCtcatttga